TGAGGACGACAAAGCTTCGTAGATCATCGTCAGCGGTAGCTACACCGAACAGGGAGTAAAATCAGTCATGGGCAGGGGCCTTGTTTTCTGCAGAGAGCGGCGCTGCAGAGCACCTTCTACAAGTAGGATGGTTCCCGCAAAGAGCTTTGAAGCGTCGTTGCTTTGCGTGTCTCGCGTCCCTGTCAGGTTAATGAATGTAACGCTAAGATCCGGATCCAATATGGGGCCCTTTGATTTGGCAGTTCCCTCTGCATGGATTATTACGCGATTGCGATATCCATATCAAGGGTTTCATATCTCTCCCACTCCCCTGTCCTAGAAGACCGAAAGAGTTTGTATATCTCATTGGTGGTATCGTCCGGTAGCGTGGGCTAACTTGACTGTCCAGGATAGCCGTGGTGGAGTTGCGGTCGGAAGCCAATGGTCCTGCCGGAGGAGATTAGAATGAATGCgtctctctccactttcaGGCATTGGCTTGCGAAGCTCGACTTAAATCTTGGGCTGGAGCTGGCGTTGAAGATGCATGCACTATGTAGGATTCTAGACTACTATAGGTACCGTGCCATGTTGTGTTATTGCCAGGGAAGGGTTGTACGCAAGAGGGGCGCACTGCCTCTTCTTGCGATCTTCTTAACCACTGGCGTTACGCTTCTTACCGTGTTTCTTATCAGTGTCGGGCCGCACATGGCTTGATACTGAGAATGTCATGCCACCCACCGTAGGGCAAAATTTCTGCAGAAAGTAcggagtggtggtgtgtgtgtccacaatggaagggagggatgggggtggaattggggggggggagCCATGTTACAACAACATATGACACCCTAAACAGAgcagagggggagagagagggtgcAGGGTTCAGAGTAGCATGATAAGCAGATCATCTGGTGGGGCATTCAGGAGTGACGAATACTAGGGTGAATTGGTCACGATCTCTTGCATAACTCCTGCAGCTGGAAGTGCAAGCTGTTGTGCGACAACCCTGCAGAATGGACGCGCACGTCTTGGATGGCAtcaggggaggagggggaggggtaaTGGAACATCTGAGCCCTCTCAGGACCATTTATCATAGTTTTGTTGCTCAATCCTAGTCTCTTCTGGGCACAGCTGAAGAAGGGCTGAAGGAAGGGATGATATCCTAGGATGTGCGCACAGGTTTTAGCAGGACCGGCTGTTCCTGCGGAATCTCTAACCCGATTTGCCCCCCGAAAGAAGACTAGATCGAGAATCATGCGGGAAGGATGATCCCGAGGCATGCACACACACCATTGCATTGCGCAGGCCAACTGAACTGCTTTTGCCAGGaagaggcggcggaggaggaggggatggtggaataataatcataaaaaagaaaaagaaaaaagaaaaggataataaattaatgtTACTTCGATGATCGTCATTTGGCGACTATCATTACTGCCCGTGAATTTAATGTCATTTGCCTTGTGATAGCCTCCGGGTAACCGGACTGCCGCCAAGGCCTAGGGCCGATCTTACGAGCAATGCTTCCGTGTAGATAAACCGGACGATCCCAGACGATGATGGGCCCTTTTGGCTGGGTCTTGGATCAAAGTCTTGGTATATCTTCTCAGGAGAAAGTCATTCACTACCTCTACTCCATAATCTACTCTACATTATTTTGTCTGTCATTGCAGGCATAGCCAGCAGCCCACTTTTGTGTGACCAACTCCCACGAGGGGAAAACCGAAACAGAAGTAATCAAATCACACACTTATCGTGTGATTATTACGGGTCACGATAACGAGTGGGATTActgattactactattgaaccaaatcaaatcaataatCTAGCGGGAAAAAGCACACCGTGACAGTTCACCCCTCCAGCCTTGTTTCCCTTACGAAAGGGAACTCCCGTGGACATCCTGGTTCCTGCGCCCGCGGCCTTTTCTCCGGTATGTTGGTGATGTAACGTACTATTCAGGCTGAACATTTGCTttcgcctctctctctccattgCTCTTGCTTTCTCTTGTTCACCGATTCTCCATTCTCAATACCCATCACTCCGGCTCAccttctttattttactcCGTTGTTACTACCTTTTGAGCCCTTTATAAAACATCATCCCACCGCACCCCCACATACACACTTTTCCAAACATTCAGTCTGGTCGGAAGCCTAgctgccatccatccatccacattCCCCTTCGGCCTACTTCCCGCTTCTTAAATTCTCACTGTCTCCGCTGCCGATGCCGATACTACCCTTTCATAACCTTTCAAGACTTCTGCCATACTAACTCgtcgtttttcttttattttccaaAAGCGCTGTCACGTCGTCGAGTCATCGTTCTATCTTTAGAGCATCAGGTTATTCATCAGCCTGGCTTAGTCAACGCCGCTGGTAATCGCATCATCTTCGGGAGGACTTAATCCAAAGTTTTTCCCTACCCAAGGACCGCCTTGCCACTCCCGGGGCCAAAAAGGTCTCTCCGAGAAGACCCAAAAGACGCAAGTGACGGAAACGGCTGCTTTTGAAGTCTCCACTTCACCAACTTCCTTGCTCATAGTGGGACCCGTTGTCGACCCGGTCTTGTCTGCAAATCTGGACAGTCCTAAGCAGATCAGTGGCAGGCTTTATTCCCTTTCGCGCCATAGTTCCGTCGCATTGTCGTGGTTCCTTGGACACcttctttttaaaattttctttttccatttttttttcccatttTTTTTACGTTTTCTCCTTTTTTAGTTTGATTAAATACATCAACCTCCCGCCCACCcattcctcccccttcacaTTCCAACCATATCGAACGCCCTTATATCTTCTTGGCTCCCCCCATTCTACTAGCAGCTGCAAACAAGCAGCTGTTGGTTTGACACAATAACGTCATGGCTTTGAGTTTCTTTGGTGGCGGAGGCAGCTCCAGTCACGCGAAATACTTTGATATCCGGTGAGTCACGCCATTCTCGCACTTACTCCGGCACCCCGGCTTCCTTACCCGAGTGCAACGGCTAACCACCCTGTTGTCGCATAACAGTCTTGATGAAGATTATATCGTATTTCGCGGaggcgaggaagaagcggccAGTGCCCATCTGAGCGGAAAGCTCATTCTTTGTCTGTCGGAGCCCTTGTCCATTAAGCACATCAGACTCCATCTTACGGGTATATCTCGGGTTTGGTAAGTGCTGTCGCTAATCCCCCGATGCGACAAGAATCACAACTAATCGAGCTTGGTTAGTTGGCATTTGCCGTCGAGTACTGCCGGAGGCGGTAGAAAGTCGTGGAGAGAACGTGTATTCTACGAGAAGACCTGGAGATTCAGAGATGCGGGCAAAAGCAAGACGGAGGTTCTGCCAGCGGGCAACTACGAGTACCCCATCAACCTTGTTCTCGAGGGATCTATGCCGGAGAGCGTTGAAGGCCTTAACGACACCTACGTGACCTATCGCTTCAAGGCGGAAATTGGACGCAAATATGCCAAGGATATTATTGTTCGCCGGCCGCTCCGTATCATTCGCACTCTGGAGCCTAGTGCTCTTGAGCTTGCGCACGCAATGGTGGGTTCCTACATATACTCCAAGCTATAGGGGGGAGGTTCTTTACTGACACTGATGGTAGTCCGTGGAAAATGTCTGGCCAAACAAGATTGAATACTCGATCAGCACACCAACGAAGGCCGTGGTCTTCGGAACTAGCATCCGTGTGGACTTCAAGCTGATCCCTCTCCTTAAGGGACTTCGCATTGGACAGATCGTTTCGCAGCTCATCGAAAGCCACGACCTTACCCTGAACCCCGAAGACCCTGATTCCGTCCGCAACACATACAAGAGTACGAGAACCATCCTGAACGATGAGCatgagctggatgaggaCAGCGGTTTGGAAATCATCGATGAAATGGCAGAGGGATATCAGTTTTCGCGTCATCTGGATCTGCCCAAGACTTTGACTCGGTGCCTGCAGGACACTGACACCAGGGGCATCAAAATCCGTCACAAGCTCAAGTTCCGTGTTCAGCTCCTGAATCCTGATGGACACGTCAGCGAGGTATGCAAACCCATGTCTTGAAATTGGTACTGGGAAGTTTATTCTGACATTGTTGCAGCTTCGCGCGACCCTCCCCGTCTcgatcttcatctcccccaGCTTAGCCATCGATGAAAACAACAACCTTATCGACCAGACCCCTCAGTCCGCTCAAAGAGCGGTTGATAATCTCGCCCAGCAGGCTCCTCCCTTGTACGGCGAGCATCAATTCGATCAACTGTACAGCGAACTTGATCCTTCTGGATACCGGACTCCAGGCCCTGGAAGTGGCCCTGGCACTCCGTTCGGCACCCTTAGCCGTAACTTGTCGGCTGAGAACCTTGCTTCGATGAATGCATTGACCAACACCGACATCTCCGCTTCTGCCTTGCACACCCGTCTATCGATTTTGCGCGCCAACGGGAATGATCAGCCCTCCCCTACCGACCAGGAGCATCCGGAAAACGACAGCCGTCGCCTGGGCGTTCCTCCCGATTACTTCGGAGCGGGATCCGGTTCCAACTCGCACAGCCCCGCCAGCCCTGAGCTCTCCCGCCGTCCTTCTGACGAGGTCGATCATGACTACATCCATTCCGGAATGGCGACTCCTTACCACCCTCAATATGCCGAAGTCGAGACCCTGAGCCGTGTCCCAAGCTACTCCACCGCCGTCCGCACTACTGTTCGCCCTTGCGACTCGGAACTGCCTGATTATCAAGCTGTCATCGCCGAGGATGTTGTCATCTCCGCGCCCCAGTCGCCTCAGCAGGCTCATGTCCGCACCGCCGGCCGCGGGTCTTCATATTTCTCCGCTATCGATGCGCTCCACAGCCGGTCTGGTCTCCTCCACTCCACCTCCAGtcacgacgatgatgaacgTCGACTGCGTCTTGTCCAAGCTCGAGCCAGGGTCTAATTGGGTTGCAGATTtcattaagaataatattcgAGCAAGTTCTCTTCTGAGGGAGCAGGTGTCGAAAAAGAGTTGGAGTTTATTTCTGCTAGGTTGGGGCAGGCACTCGGTGGTCAGGTGAAGGCGTGACTGGCTCCGCCTGACCGACTTACCGGAAAGAATACCACCTCAGCACATATTCATCGGTCCTCGGATGCTGGCTGTCCGGGGATCTTGAACTCGGCCTATCCCATAAAGCATTAACAGCGTGTGCTGCCGTTTCCCTGTTACAGTGTGTTTTCTGAACCAAACACGGAGGGTTGTCGTTGTGCCCCTGAATGCTAGTCGCATACATACTTAGACTCGTTGGGTGGGGATTTATTTTACTGGCGTTCACAACTAATAGACGGGATGGGTTGACAGGGAGGACAGGGAGTCCGggatttcttttcttcatttttctACCCTGATCATTATCGATGATGAGATGACAGGCGCTTTACGAGCAGATATTTCATGACCCGGTGTCGGCACGAATTATGCACATGTTACCCCAAAAAAGACCTCTCTCAAGTGAGGGGCAATACACAGTTTACCtgttaaataatactttcaTACTCTCATAGCATTAGCGTTACGACAGCAATAGATCTAAACTCCATCATTGCAACCAGactttatttattcagtGTTAAAGAAAGAGTAGTACCAGGGATGCAGTGAAACGTGAAAGCCAAGAAAACCTTGATTGTGAAGCGTCAATGAATGAGATTGTTTGGTTGAGCTCCCCGTTCTGACGTAGCCACAAAAGAACcagagggggggagaagaagaatggccATTTGAGTGTTGAATTCCCCCTGGAAAAGTGTGGCTGAGTCGGGATCCGCTTGCGGAGGTGGCATTTCCGAAATGGGCATGGCCTGATCATAGTAGAGCAGACAAGCGATGGATGCTACACGGGccagcacatcatcatcatcatcatcattgtctgCGATCAATCGACCGGAAAGGATGGCGAACCTCCCCAATGGAACACTTTTCACGGTGATCCCTTGCCGGAATCGGAGGGACATCTGAGGAACGAATAAAATCGTGGGTCATCCTGATTTGCGCCATTGAGGGGTAAAACTCCTTTGGGCGGTGACTTCATCGGTCGATCCTTTACTTTTCAGTTAACAAATCTTCTACCTTTTGATCTCGTTTTATTGCTTTTGGCGCTTAGAGATTTATTCTCATTTATCGACGTCAATCACATAgttttctcctccccctcctcctcttcaatcTTTCAGATCCCGATTTCCACTTCTGTCCGAATCACACATATACTTATACCGCCTCTTtcctacctcctcctccttctcctccgagcGTCTGTCTCGCCGGCATCTGCTTGTCCTCGCCCCACTTCCTCCGCTTCAACAAAGGCCAACAAGCCCCTAATCCGTCTGCCGATTCAACCGTCTTGACTAGTCGGAGATCGCGCTTCCGGTGTCCTCCACCTGTACCGCTTCGACTGCAGTTTTTATTCCTCGTGGGCGCGCCGTTCGACcgtcttttttccccttgaACAGCTGTGTCCCTGAGAGGTTGCACGCCGCATCTTTTTTTTGGTCTCCTTCcccgcagcaacaaccatgTCGACTCCTGTCAGTCCCGTGGAGCATAAGCTCCCGCAGCGTTCGGGGACCGTCACCAGCGCCATGACTGGTGTCAGTCGTCGGACTTCCATGAGTGATGACGAGGCCATTCCTGGCTCTGATAGCAATGAGGTAGGCGATGGGAATCCATACTCTAGAATTCTGTGATAGATGGCTTATGATTTCGCGACTGTTTAGACCAcgaacctcctcctcgagcGTCTCCGTGCTTGGAAGCACATGTGTGGATATTTGGAAGAGTATGTGTCTGCGACGGCCAAGGTGTCCAAGTCGCAGTCCAAGGACTTCGAGAAGGTTTTGAAGGTGCGCTTGGCTACACTGGGCTCAACTTGAAGGGTTGGATGCCTGTTATACTGATACAATGGGCTTTCCTTGCGTGCAGACCGTGAACGAACCTCTGCGGGAAAGCCACCATTTCTCCCAGAGCGCTGGCGGCGTCGCTTCTTGGTTTGAGAACATCCGCGCCAACACTCAGGTAATTATCCAATTACACACGAGATGACGACATCAGCTCACAGCTGGCTCTAGGGAATGGTGAACCTGTACCTTGACTCTGAGAGGAACCTCAAAGGCTCCGTGCTCCCGACCTTGGAGCGTCTTCACAAGGAAATCAAGGCCAAGTCGAAGGAACTGCAGAACGGCGCTGCAAAGGGTGCTAAGGCTGTCGACAAGGCTCGCGGTGTCACTCAGAAGCACATTGAGCTCCTCGCGCAGCACACGGCCACACTTGACGCCGCGTCCCATAACAAGATTGACACGGCCCATGACCCTTACATTCT
The window above is part of the Aspergillus luchuensis IFO 4308 DNA, chromosome 8, nearly complete sequence genome. Proteins encoded here:
- a CDS encoding arrestin family protein (COG:S;~EggNog:ENOG410PGXT;~InterPro:IPR014756,IPR014752,IPR011021,IPR011022;~PFAM:PF00339,PF02752), whose amino-acid sequence is MALSFFGGGGSSSHAKYFDIRLDEDYIVFRGGEEEAASAHLSGKLILCLSEPLSIKHIRLHLTGISRVCWHLPSSTAGGGRKSWRERVFYEKTWRFRDAGKSKTEVLPAGNYEYPINLVLEGSMPESVEGLNDTYVTYRFKAEIGRKYAKDIIVRRPLRIIRTLEPSALELAHAMSVENVWPNKIEYSISTPTKAVVFGTSIRVDFKLIPLLKGLRIGQIVSQLIESHDLTLNPEDPDSVRNTYKSTRTILNDEHELDEDSGLEIIDEMAEGYQFSRHLDLPKTLTRCLQDTDTRGIKIRHKLKFRVQLLNPDGHVSELRATLPVSIFISPSLAIDENNNLIDQTPQSAQRAVDNLAQQAPPLYGEHQFDQLYSELDPSGYRTPGPGSGPGTPFGTLSRNLSAENLASMNALTNTDISASALHTRLSILRANGNDQPSPTDQEHPENDSRRLGVPPDYFGAGSGSNSHSPASPELSRRPSDEVDHDYIHSGMATPYHPQYAEVETLSRVPSYSTAVRTTVRPCDSELPDYQAVIAEDVVISAPQSPQQAHVRTAGRGSSYFSAIDALHSRSGLLHSTSSHDDDERRLRLVQARARV